In Paenibacillus sonchi, the genomic stretch GCGGAACCAGTTCCTCGGGGTAATCCCGCTTCATCCGGGCATCGATCACAAGGGGCAGCTTATAGCCGATATGATGGCTTTTGATCTCGTATTCGGCGTAGATATCACTGGCCGGATCGAACCTCGTGAACACCGTCCACAGGAATGAAGTTTGCGTGCGCACCGTATCCGGGGCATTATCCACTACAAACACCAGCGGCCAGGCTGTTTCCTGTGCACGCAGAGCTGCGATTAGCCGGGAAGGAAGCTCAGGATCTTCTTCATAGGATGCACCGGAAACAGCCAAACATCCCCGGCAGTAAGGAATTGCCTCATTAATACCCGGGAGAAGACCTTCCGTGTAAGCAGAAGGCAGCTCACGCACCGGATTTCCCACGCCCAGCATGATGGCCTTGCTGCCATGGTTCATCGCATTGGGCGAATGGTCCTGCTCGTCCGGGGCGGCATTTCCGTACACCAGGAAATCCGAGGCGGGATTGAAGCGCTCCAGCACACTTTCCAGCAGCTTAGGGAACTCTGCCAGCTCCACGGGTTCATTGGTCAGCAGCAGAAATTTGGTCAGTGACAGCTGGCCTTCCCCCAGGATGCGGTAGGCTGACACCACCGCTTCTCTGGGATAACTCTCCCTTACTACGGCAGACACCAGTGAGTGAGGGCCGCATTCGGCGTATTCCCACAACGCTTTGACGGAAGGCATCAAAAGCGGGTATACGGGGGCCAGCAGCCGCTGTATGTATTCCCTGAGATAATAATCCTCCTGGCGCGGCTTGCCGATGATCGTTGCCGGGTAGATAGCATCCTTGCGGTGCCAGATACGCTGCACATGCATCACAGGGAAATGGCGGGGTGTGGAATAAAATCCATAGTGATCCCCGAACGGTCCTTCCATCCGCCGCTCATGGGGGGCAATCAGTCCCCGGATGGCAAATTCCGCTTCAGCGGGAATCCGGTGCCCGCCCATCGGGTCCTTGACCATCTGCAGCTTGCCGCCCAGCACAAGCGATGCCAGCAGCAGCTCCGGCAGACGTTCCTGCACAGGAGCTGCTGCAGCGGCTATCAGTGCCGGAGGCCCGCCGAGAAAAACGGACACGGGCAGCGGCTCGCCGAGCTGCTCCGCCTCCCGGTGATGAAAGCCGCCTCCCTTATGCTTCTGCCAATAGACCCCCGCTTTGCTGTCATCATATATCTGAACACGGTATATTCCAAGATTATGGTTCTGCGGATGAGTGATGCTCTCGGTATAGACCAGCGGCAAGGTCAGAGAAGGTCCCCCTTCCTCCTGCCAGCCGGTGATGCGCGGCAGTTCCTTCAGCGGCTCGGTGCTGCGGCAGACCCCAAGCACAGGCGCTTCTCCCTGCGGCACATTCCGGGTCCCGACCTTAAGCAGGTCCAGCAGCAGCCGTTTCTCCTTCCAGAGCCCGGATGCTGTTGGCGGCAGCACTGTTTCCATGGCGCCCATGAGGGTCTTCACCAGCTGCTCGGGGCGGGTCCCGAAGGCCTGGTTGGCCCGGCGCACCGTTCCGAACAGATTCGTCGCTACCGGAAACGGCGTGTCTTTTACATTTGTGAAGAGCAGAGCCGGCCCCTCCTCCCGTACCACACGCCGATGAATCTCCGCAAGCTCCAAATAAGGGTCCACCGGAGCATCAATTACGGCAAGATCCTTATCCTTGCGGAGCTGTTCAATCCATTGACGCAAATTACCATATCCCAATCTCGTTCCTCCTCAAACAGGGCACTATCCCACAAAAGTTTGATGAGCGCAGACTATTTATTCGCTCTTTCCAGCTGCCATACGCGCACACTCATATAACACAGAACACCGAAAAGCCCGGCGATCAGGAGAATATGCGCCAGTGCGGCAAATATGTACAGCCTTTCGTTATATAGGGTATGAACAACAGCCGCACCGCTGAGTACTTGAAGCAGACACAGCACAACTGCTGCAATGCCAAGGGCTCTCAGCTCAGGCTGCGCTTTATGTTTCCAGAAGGCCAGATGTCCAAGGCACGCAACCAGGAGAAACAGCAGCGCCGCCGCAACCCTGTGCGTAAAAACAATGGTTACTCCGCCTGACAGCTCAGGGAACCACTCCCCGTTACAGAGCGGCCACCCGGAGCAGCCTCCCTGGGAGTCTGTATGGCTGACATACGCCCCAATATAAACCACTATATAAGAATATAACGCAGCCGCCCACGTTAAGTTGCGGAAGCCCCTGCTGACCCGCCGGCCCGCCACAGGAGGATCATCCCCCCATGCATGTCTGCGTTTCGTCCCCAGGGCAAGCATCAGCGAACTGGCGAAAGCGATCAGCGAAAAGCCCATATGCAGCGCCATCACCGCAGCCGACTGTGGCCGGATCACCGCAAGTGCCCCCATCCCTCCCTGTACTACCACAAATAAAAGCGTCAGCAGGGCGAACACCTGCAGATCTCTCCGCTCACGGGCATAACGCCAAAAGGCAAACATTGAAGCAAGGGACAGCAGACCGGCAAGACCGCTAAACAGACGATGGGTGTACTCAATGAGGGAGCCTATCGTATAGGCAGGAACAAGCTTTCCGTGACACAGCGGCCATTCATTGCCGCACTCCAGCCCGGAACCTGTTTTGGTGACCACGGCTCCGCCGAGCAGAGCCATAAACATAATTAGACAAGTGATGTAGCTGAGCCATTTCAATTGATTCATCGTCAATGAGATCACCCGCAATTTTATAGGAATGAATGGGAAATAGTGCTTGGTTGAAAGCCTTTGCAGCGCCCGGTTTAGAAAAACACCGCTTCTGCTCGGGTAGGGCAAAGCGGTGCAATGTGATTACTTGTGTATGGTCAGATAAACTTCGAGCGCTCTGTCCAGAAATCCCTCGATCTCCTCACGGGATTTGCGCAGCTTGTTCACGAACCTTACGAGCTCGCGGCCATCGCTATACGCAACAAAGCTGGGAATGCCGAGAATATTCTGTTCCTGGCTGACATCGCCTACAGCGTCAACATCCACTTCAACCAGTGTGAGGCGTTCATTATATTTCTGCTCCACATCAGGCATGAACGGATCAATGAACTTGCAGTCGGAGCACCAGTCGGCTTTGAACACGGCCACGGTCAGACGGGGCGATTGAATCGCCACCTGAAATTCCGCAGGCGAAGTAATTTTATCCATAAATTGAACAGTCCCTTCTGAATTAAGAGTAAGCTGTTTTGTTGGTTTTTCTTTAAGTGAATCAAATTGTCAGGAATAAGTCAAATAAAAAAGACAGAATAAGACAATGATCACAGATTTATTGCTCAGAACGAACACGTTCAGGCTGCAGCTTCATGAGCGGACCCAGCAGCTTCTGCAGCGGCCGTGGATAACCGGCGATTTCCTGACGGCTCAGCACCCCCAGAACAATGAGCAGCACAAGGTAGACGATAACCACCGCCGCCCCTACAACGAGGCAAGTGATCAGGAAGGCCAGGCGCGCAGGCATCATATGGGTAAGCAGCTGTCCCGCCTCGTTCAGTCCGTAGCCAATCCCTCCGGCGGCCAATACGGCAACAGCGAAGCCGCCCCAGCGTTTGCCTAGGATCTCGAAAGGAACGATAGTCTTGAGCATTCTCAGGTTAAGCAGGGTAATCACAATGAAGCACAGCGCCGTGGCAGCAATAATGCCGTAAATACCGAACAAGCGGCTGAGCAGGAAGTTGGACCCGAATTTGACCAGCAGACCCGCCAGCACATAGTACATGGAAATCCGCGCCTTTCCCATCCCAAGCAGAATGGAGTTGGTCGTCATCATCGTAATCTGGAAAATCGTCCCGAGGGTCAGCATGGCTACAATGCCGCTGCCGTCCAGGCTGCTGAACAGCAGGCCGTTCACGGAATACGCCGCTACAACGAGCGAAAGGACAATAGGCGTCCCCGTCAAAATCGAAATCCGCAGCGCCAGCGTGATCTGCCGCTTCAGGTGCGCCTCTTCGCGTCTTGCATAAGCGGCGGAAATGACCGGAATCAGCGAGGTGCTGAGTGCGATGGACAGCACCGGCGGAATTCCGGCTACACTCTGCGCCCGGCTGCCGAAGATCCCCAGGGCCTGAGTAGCGGCTTCCCGCCCGATCTGCCCGCTGAGCAGCGGAACAATGAATGAGGTATCAATGAAGTTCACGACCGGAACCGTAACGGAAGAGAGTACAATCGGTATGGACAGCTTAAAGATATCCTTATAGATTTTCAGCAGCGGAATCCGGGTTTGACTGGAATCGTACAGGGCTTTCTGCTCCTCGCTGCGGCGGAGCTTCACCGCATAATACAGCATCACGCCAAAAGCCCCGATGCTGCCAAGCACGCTGCCGAAGGAGGCGCCGGCAGCCATCCAGGTATTGCTGTAGCCCTGGCGCAGCAGAATAAAGGCAAGCAGGATCGCCGTGGATACCCGGGCAATCTGCTCAATGATCTGTGAGATGCCGCCAGCCATCATATTGTTGCGTCCCTGGAAATAACCGCGCATCATCGCGATCATCGGAAAGAGCAGCAGCGCCGGGGCAATCGCCCGGATCGCCAGCGTGCTCTCAGGCACCTTGCTATACTCTGCATAGTAGGGAGCCGCTATGTACAGGATTGTACTCATCAGCACACCAACCACCGCAGCAAAAATAAGCGCCGCGCGGTATACCTGCTGCGCCTCATGCGGCCGGTTCAGGGCATAACGCTCAGACACCATCTTGCTGAGCGTACTCGGAATACCTGCTGTAGCCAGCGGCAGCAGCATCAAATACACGTTGTTGGCCTGCGTAAATGATGCATTGCCGATATCATTGAATAAATGCTCCAGCGGCACCCGCTGGGCAAGACCAAGCACGCGGGCCACGAGCGCCGCCGCGGCCAGGATAAGCGTGCCTTTGACAAAAGACTCTTTCTTGGTGGACAAACTGTTTCGCCTTCTTCGCTGTTAAATTAATACCGGCCAATCCAGATAAAGAAGAGGACGACCATGGCAATTTGCAGCACGATTTTGACGACCGTGCTGCTGAATAAGCCAAGCAGTGAGCCAAAGCTCACCTTCAAGGCTTTGCCGGGCTTGGAGCCGGCGATCAGCTCACCGGCAAATGCGCCGACAAAAGGGCCGATCAGCAGGCCAAACGCCGGGATAAGGAACGGGCCCAGAATCAGGCCAATCGTGCTGCCGATCACCGAAGCGCGGGAGCCGCCGAACTTCTTGACGCCCCAGGCCCCGACCACATAATCCGCCACAAACAGCACAACCACGATCAGCGTCTGAGTGATCCAGAATCCCGCACCAAACGGATCAAAGGAAAAGAACCAGCCGTATACGAAAAAGGCCAGATAAATCGCCAGTGCGCCCGGCAGTATGGGATACACTGCTCCGGCAAGCCCCACGGCGAACAAAGCAATAATCAGAACCCACCCCAGAATCGCCAATTCCTTCAACTCCCAAAGTTTTGATAGCATAAGCTGCTGCAATTCACTTCGCAAAAATCTGTTATTTTCCGGATGATCTTCCGGCCTGGGCTTCTACTTCGATTTCAGCTTCGGCCAAAATATACTTTTGGATTACTTCTGCTATGCCGTCGTCATTGTTCGTGGCGACGACGGCGTCCGCTTCCTGCTTCACAACCTCCTGGGCGTTGCCCATGGCGACACCGAAGCCGGACTGCTGGATCGCAGCCAGATCATTCAGACTGTCCCCTACAGCGACAACCTGGGACATCTCTAAGCCCAGGAGCCTGCAGACCTCCCGGATACCTGAAGCCTTGTTGATGCCCAGCGGATTAATCTCCAGATTGGTTGGTGAAGAATTCGTAATTTCGAGTCCGCCCAGATCTTGAAGCCGCATCAGCAGCTTATGGCGGATGTCATCGTCCTCTGTGGAATACCCGAACTTAAGCCACTCCCGGCCTTCGATATCCCCATCCCAATTGTCGCGGTTGTAAACCTCGTCTACTGAACACGCCCAGAACCAAGTCCCGTATTCTTCGGCCATTTCATGCATGGTCTTAACCAGCGTCACATCCATCAGGGAGCGGCGGTACAGCTCACTCGGCGTACGCCACACCTCACTGCCGTTGACCATAATCATCGGAGTTTCAAGTCCCAGTTGCTCAGCATAAGGCATTGCACCGCGGGAGGTGCGTCCGGTGGACAGGCAGACATGAACGCCCGCATCCATCGCTTTTTTAATCCATTCCACCGTTTTGGGGGTAATCTGTTGTTCATCATTCAGCAGGGTTCCATCCATGTCCAATGCTAGCAGGCGGTATTTGGCAATCATTTGCCACCCCTCCATTTCTTGTTGGCGCTCTCTACGCAAGAGCAGCAGTGTATTTGTGTTGCCTACTTTTCCGTCTTCCCGACTATTATATCAGTTGTTTGTTGTGGCTGTATTTTCGGAATCTTTCCCTGCGTCAGCGCCGTCTTTGGCACCTTCTGTCTTCAAGCTTTTCTTAGGCACGCCATCCAGACCATACTCCCAATCGTAAGCGTCAAAAATCTTGCGGGCCACCGGCGCCGCACTGTTGGAGCCGAATCCCCCTTCAGGGATAACCACGGCTACAGCCAGCTTCGGATTCTCACGCGGGGCAAAAGCAATGAAGACCCCGTTATCGCGCAGGTCGCCTTTGGCTGATTGCTGTGATGTCCCTGTTTTGCGGGCGAAATCATACGGAAAGTCAGAAAATGCAGTTACATCACTGCTCATGCCCTTTTTGATTTCTCTCCAGAAGGACTTGTCAAAGGTCGTGACTTCATCAATAACCTCACGTCCAAAGGTCTTAACCACCTTACCGTCCGGGTCCGTGATTTTGCTGACCAGCTGCGGTTTGATCCGTACACCTTCATTGGCAAGAGTAGAAGCATACTGCGCAAGCTGCAGCGTAGTGTAGCTTCCCTGCTGCCCGAAGGATGCATAGACCAGCGCCGCCTGGGCACTCCCCGCTGCTTTTGTATTCGTATAGTTGATTTGTCCTAAAAACTCTCTGGGAAGTCCGCTTTGCGTCGAAACGCCGAGTCCGAATTCCTTCATATATTTATCCCAGACCCCAATACCTTTGTTTCCATATTTCTCGTACAGCTTCTTGCCGACCATATCCACCATGAAGACGTTGGATGATTTCTCAATCGCCCTGGAGGGGTCCATGGAACCGTACACGTGCCCGGAGGCATTGCGGACCGAGGATTTATCATTTTTCCCGAAATAGGCAATCCCCTTATCCTGATAGGTAGTAGAGGTGGAGAAAAAGCCTTCGTTCAGTCCGATAAGCACACTCAAGGGTTTGATGGTCGAACCCAGCAGCAGCACAGATTGAAGCCCATGGCCCGACACCCCGGAGGATATCGGATTAATGGTCCCGTTCTGATAGTTATTCATAATGCTGTTCCAGACATCGGTAGGCAGCGAGCCTTTCGTCCAGACATTTGTATCATAGTCAGGCATACTGGCCATAGCGACGACATTCCCGGTGTCAACTTCCATCGCTACAGCGTAGCCTGTTACGGCATCAGGATGTGTTTTCCCCTGCACGGAATGTGAATGCAGCCAGCTAATCTGCTCTGTAATAGCCTGCTCTGTCTTAAGCTGGATGTTTTTATTAATGGTCATCCAGACGTCATTTCCCTTTACAGGAGGGACCATATTCTCGATGTTTTCGGCCATATTCTGCGGATTGACGGAGATCACCTGATAGCCGTTTTTGCCGCGGAGTTCCCGCTGATACTGCAGCTCCAGACCGTCGAAGCCGACAAACTCATCATCCTTGTAAGTCAATCCAGGATCATTGTCGATCTTTTTCATTGCATTTTGAATGTTTTTGTAAATATCCAGACTGCCTGCGGACTTGAAAGGCTTGATGTAACCTACAGTCTGCACCGCGACCGTATCCTTATTATAATGGCGGTTACTCTCCTCGACGACTTCAAGGCCCGGGTATTCCTCTTTATGCTCCATGAAATAGGCCACTTCTTTGGGGGTAAGGCCAGCTTTGATCCGCCGGGCCATAAAGCCGGAATATTTCTTGAACTTGAGGTCCAGGGAGTTAATTACATCGTTAACCGTCAGCTTTTCGCCATTCGGATCGCCATACTTATTGAAATTCTCAACCAGATTGTTAGCCAGCGCGTAGACATTTGCCCGGGCCTCCGGAGTAAATGAAGTTTCACCTGTTTTCTTATCTGTAGACTTGGCTATATATTCTTTGGTAAGCGTGATATACAGGGATTGCACAGGGCTGGAATACGCAATTTCCTCGCCTCCGGCGGCGCGGATCGATCCCCGTATGGCTGCAAGCGGCACATTTTTGGTATCACGGCTGGTCTCAACCTCTTTTAAATTGGGTCCTTCCACAAACTGAACAACGGCAAGACGGATAATGATAACGCAGAAAATGACAAACGTGCTGAAGAAAAACACGTTGAGGCGCAGGCCAAGCGAGCTCTTGCTGTCCTTCCCGTCCGGGGAGAGGCCTGCTTACGGAAAACACTCACAGTTTTTCACTCCTCTACATCTTAAAATAAACCTTTTATTCCAATGTTGACTCCGTGGCAGGGGATACGTTCTTTCGGGGGACTCCATTCAGTCCGTATTCCCAGTCATAAGCGTCAAATATTTTGCGGGCTACCGGAGCAGCACTATTCGATCCAAAACCGCCCTCCGGAATCACTACAGCTACAGCCAGCTTGGGATGCTCACGGGGCGCGAAAGCGATAAACACACCGTTGTCACGCGTCACTCCGTATGCATCCATTTCGGAAGTGCCGGTCTTGCGGGCAAAATCATAAGGAAATCCGTCAAATGCCTTGACGTCAGTATTCATCCCTTTTTTGATCTCCTTCCAGTAGGAGGGATCGAACGAAATTGTGCTTAGCACCTCACGGTGAAACTCTTTGACGGTCTTGCCTTCCGCATCGGTAATTCTGCTGACCAGCTGCGGCTTGATCCGCTCTCCCTCATTGGCGAGAGTTGCTGTGTACTGTGCCAGCTGCAGCGCTGTATATTTGCCTTTCTGGCCGAAGGAAGCGTAGACCATGGCTGCCTGGGTGCTGCCGGCCGCCTTGGTATCCATATAATCACCCAGTCCGGCACTTTCATTAGGCAGGCCGCTTTGTGTGGATACGCCGAGCCCAAAAGCCTTCAAATATTGATCCCACACCTCCGGTGCCTTGCTCTTATATTTCTTGTACAGGGGATCCCCGACCATATCGACCATAAACGCGTTGGATGATTCCTGAATCGCTTTAGCCGGATCCAGCGGTCCCAGCACATGGCCTGAGGAATTTTTTACAGAAGCATTGTCGTCTTTGCCGAAATAAGCGATCCCTACATCGTTATAAGTATCGCCGGTAGAGAACAAACCTTCATTTAATCCAATCAATACACTTAACGGTTTGACCGTGGACCCCAAATAGATCACTGACTTCAGGCCATTCCCTGAAATCCCGGAGGTAGTATCTCTGATCGTTCCGTTCAAATAATTGTTCGCAATTTTTTCATACACCTCAGGCTCAACTTTATCTGTTGTCCAGACACTCGTGTCATAATCAGGCATACTGGCCATGGCCACCACGTTTCCAGTGTCCACTTCCATGGCAACAGCGTAGCCGGTCAGGGCATCGGGATGAAGTTTCCCCAGCACCGGATGGGTGTGCAGCCAGCGGATCTGATCCATAATCGCCTGCTCGGTCTTCATCTGTACGTTCTTGTTGATCGTCATCCAGATGTCGTTCCCCTTGACCGGAGGTACTGATTCAATAATTTCTTCGGCCATATTCTGCGGATTTACGGAAATGGTCTGGTAGCCGTTTTTCCCGCGCAGCTCCCGCTGGTATTGCTGTTCGAGGCCATACGCACCTGCAAATTCTTCCTCTTTATACACTAAGCCGGGATCGGCATTATTTTTCTTCATTGCACTGCGGATATTTTTGTAAAGGTCCAAACTGTCTAAGGATTTAAAAGGTCTGATATAACCCACCGTCTGCACAGCCACTGTGTCCTTGTCATAATGGCGTGCAGCCTCCTCCACAATCGAAAGACCGGGATACTGTTCCTTATGCTCCAGAAAATGAGCCACTTCCTTGGGCGTAAGTCCTGTCTTGATTTTGCGCGGATAGTAGCCAAGCGTTTTTTTGAAATTGAGATCAAGCAGTGTTGTAATTTCTTCTCCTGTCAGCTTTTTGCCGGACGGATCGCCATATTGATTGAAGACAGACTCCAGTCTTGCTGCCAGGGAAGCGGTGTTCGCTTTGGCCTTGTCGGTAAATTCATATTCATTGGTTGCCTTATTCCTATAGGTCTCGGTATAGTCCTTAGTTAACGTGATGTACAGGGATTGGACAGAAGTGTTATACGCGATGTTCTCCCCGCCGGCAGCATGAATTATCCCCCGGATCGCGGAGAGCGGGACAGTTTTGGTCTCCTGATTCTCTTCAATTTCTGTTAAAGCCTCAGCCTCGACGAACTGCAGTGACGCAAGACGGACAATAATTACACAAAAAATAAAAAACGTGCCGAAGAAAAACAAATTGATGCGCAGACTGGATGTGCTTCGGCCATGACTTGAATCCGGGCTTCTGCCCGGGAAACCAAACCATTTCACGGCGGATTCTCTCCTTAGCTAAAGCAAATATTGCCTGGTCGGAACGTATTCTTCAAGGCTGCTTGGTATGCCTTGTTATTGTACCATATATCCCAAGGCTGACGCTTCCTTCTCAGAGCACATCTTCTTTAATGTGGGTTTTCTCAAAATCCTTGCTGTCGAACCAGTCCCCGCTGCTGGCCCATGTCGAATCCAGCGGTATCCAGGCCTGCCTGTCCGGCAGGTACACCTCATTCCAGGCATGAGGGCCATGCCCGCCTTGACCATCGTACCCCTGGCCCGTGACTACGCGCACCTGAAGTCCCTGCGAACGGGCCATCACGGCATAGAGGCGGGCATAATCTATACATACGCCAAGCCGGGTATCGAAGGTATCCTGGGGCGTCTGCTCATGCCAGATCCGGTTCTGCTCATAGTTCTCTGCTTTGCCGTAATCATAGGCAATCCGTGAGCCTATCCAGTCGTACAGCCGTCTGGCTTTGTCCCCTTCCCCCTTGGCTTGTCCGGCGATATCGGCTGCGGCTCCCACAATATCGGGCGAAATTTCATGATCAATCACTTCATATTTCCGCCGCAAAATATCGTTCATCTCATCGGCCACCGCTTGGGTCAGCACCGGCAGCTTGCTGCGCACATCTTCACCGGCAAGCGGCTCGAACACCGCAGCCGCGCTCTGGCTGTAAATCGGGGAGGACTCCACATACCGGCTGAAGCCGCTGTCCGGATTCAGACCGACGCCAATGTACAGGGCAAGCACCAGGATAAGCCCGCGCACAAGCCCAATCACTCCGCCGATCAGCGCACCGCTGAGACGGCTGGTTGGCGTAAGCTTCCGGTCCGCTGCCCTGGCCCGAAAGCGGGGCAGCCGGAACGGCAGGAGCATGAACAACAGCCCGAGCAGAAGCCGGATCAGGCTGTAAGAGATCAATAGAAGCAGCAGAAAACGCACAAAAGGCGATCCCGCTAAAACCGAGACGGCAGTGTAATATAATTGCTGCCAGCCGCTGAGCGTTGTGTCCGGCAGTGCAATTCCTGCAGCCCAGGCTGCTGCGGCCGGTGACAGATACATCGCCGCCGGAATGGCCATGGCGAGCGCCAGAATGGTAAGCACCCCGTTCCCGAGCATCCCGAATAATCCCCCTGCCGCCCTTGTGAAGCCTCTGCTCCAGCCCTGGAGCAGCGAGAAAAGGACAACCACCACCAGCAGGATGGAGATCATATTGGCATTACTAAGGCTGTCTATCCATCCGTTAAGCATGTTTGTCCCTCCTTTCCTTAGTATCCAGATTCAAATGGGCTGCAAATATCCGTACCTGAATCTACTGATTCTTCCGGGCTTCGTCTATGAACGTTTTGGTGGTGTCCGTAATGCTCCATTTCCCGAGGCTCACCCCGCGGAAAGTCACTTCAACCTTGTCCTCTCCAGCCGCACCCTTCACCTCAAGATTAGGTGTTGTAATCGTAAAGGAGCCGTCGCCCCCGGAGGTATATGTAGCTTCCTGCGCTTCTTTTAGCATGACTTCCTGCGCTTCTTTCTTCAGCGTACTTACCGTTCCATCCGCCACCTTATTCACAGCGTTGCCAATTTGATCAAGCGTAACCCCGCTGTAGATGAACAAGCCCACAACAATAACAATTACAATCGCCCATTTCAGCACCGTTTTAACCAGGTTAATTACCGCAAACAGCAGGACAAGCGCAATAACGATAACCAGCCAATTCTCTCTAATAAATTGTGACCACACTGCCGGATCCATCAATTTCACAACACCCCTATCGCCAAATTTCGTCACTCCAGGGCGCATGCCCCCGGGACATTTCATAATTAATAATTATTATACATGAATAACCTTTATAATTCATGGCCTGAGTGGCCTCCGGCAAAGGCCCCCAATAAAATGGTATAAGCCTGCCTGACCCCACGTAAAGTACAAGTAGGTCATTATCGGGAGCAACAGATTTAAAAGAACCGGGTTAGCCGTCATTTTACAGAAACAGCACCCGGTTCAGCGAAGTCCGAAGGATTATTTATGGCATGAACCTTTAATTGCTTTTCCTGTGAAAAAAGTGCCTGTGCGCCTTACCGGTGCAAAAGACGGGCCCCCTATGGAGGTGCTTTCCTTGAAAACCGCGCTGTGGCTGTACCTGTTTCTCTTTCTGGCCTTTTTCGACCTGCATGCCCAGTACCCCATCCTGACGCCTTTTGCGATCTCTCTGGGGGCGGGGCCGGCCTTCATCGGGTGGATGATGGGCATGTACTCGCTGACGCATCTTCCCGGAAATCTGCTGGCCGGTGTGCTGGTCGACCGCAATGGCAGCCGCCGCTATATTGTCTTCGCACTCACGGCGGCCGGAGCCATTCTGCTGATGCAGGCTCACGCACAGCTTCCCTGGCATTTGCTGCTGCTGCGCGCAGCCAGCGGATTTGCGCTGGCCTTTCTCTCCCCGCCTGCATGGCATTGCTGGCCTCGCTCTCCTCCGATCCGGCGACCCAGGGCAAATATATGTCCGGCCATGGGATCGTCCATACGCTGGCCTCTGTCGTCTCTCCGGCGGCCGGCGCCTTTATTGTGGCGAAAGCCGGCTACTCCGGCACGTTCACCACACTTGGCTGGCTGCTGATCTTCACAGGTGTGATGGCATTATTCAGCGTGCCGAAGCAGGTGCAGAGCATGTCTGCTGCCAAGCCGGCGCTGCCGCTGCACTCGCCCGCACAAGCTGCGGACCGTGAGAACCCCGGGTCTCCCGCCGCTATTACCTTCTGCCCTTCTTCGTGTCCTGCTCCCAAGGCGTGCTGTTCTTTGAGCTGCCTCTGTCACAGGGCAGCGAAGGAATGATCTCAACCGGCATCCTGCTGTCACTGCTTAGCTTGGGGGCGCTGGTGACACTCAGCCTCCTTTTTCTGAACGGGTTTGCTCCGGGAATAAGAATCGCTGCGGCGCTCCTCGCCATGGCACTTTGCTTTTTCACCCTGGCCGCCTTCCGCCATATTCCTGCCGGAGTGGTTCTCTTCCTGCTTGGTGCTGCCAAGGGGGTGCTGTTTCCGGCAATGGCTTCTCTCTTCATCAGTCTTGGAGGCCCTGGTCGCATGGGACGCACTTTCTCGCTGCAATCGATTGCCATGTCTCTGGGCGCCTTTGCCGGTCCGGTAGCTGCAGGGCAGCTGCGGGAATTCGTCTCTCCGTATTTCATCGCGTTTGTGCTGCTCATGACCGCCATTCTGCTGCTCCCGCCCAGAGGCTCGGGCAAGCCCGCTTACCACCCGGAATGGAACAGCCCGGCGGCCTGAAGACCAACACCCGTTCACTGGCAGCTGTGAAAGATGGGAATAGGCAGGCATACAAACTATTTAATCCAACAAACATAATATACAC encodes the following:
- a CDS encoding DUF456 domain-containing protein — protein: MAILGWVLIIALFAVGLAGAVYPILPGALAIYLAFFVYGWFFSFDPFGAGFWITQTLIVVVLFVADYVVGAWGVKKFGGSRASVIGSTIGLILGPFLIPAFGLLIGPFVGAFAGELIAGSKPGKALKVSFGSLLGLFSSTVVKIVLQIAMVVLFFIWIGRY
- a CDS encoding COX15/CtaA family protein, producing MTMNQLKWLSYITCLIMFMALLGGAVVTKTGSGLECGNEWPLCHGKLVPAYTIGSLIEYTHRLFSGLAGLLSLASMFAFWRYARERRDLQVFALLTLLFVVVQGGMGALAVIRPQSAAVMALHMGFSLIAFASSLMLALGTKRRHAWGDDPPVAGRRVSRGFRNLTWAAALYSYIVVYIGAYVSHTDSQGGCSGWPLCNGEWFPELSGGVTIVFTHRVAAALLFLLVACLGHLAFWKHKAQPELRALGIAAVVLCLLQVLSGAAVVHTLYNERLYIFAALAHILLIAGLFGVLCYMSVRVWQLERANK
- a CDS encoding UbiD family decarboxylase is translated as MGYGNLRQWIEQLRKDKDLAVIDAPVDPYLELAEIHRRVVREEGPALLFTNVKDTPFPVATNLFGTVRRANQAFGTRPEQLVKTLMGAMETVLPPTASGLWKEKRLLLDLLKVGTRNVPQGEAPVLGVCRSTEPLKELPRITGWQEEGGPSLTLPLVYTESITHPQNHNLGIYRVQIYDDSKAGVYWQKHKGGGFHHREAEQLGEPLPVSVFLGGPPALIAAAAAPVQERLPELLLASLVLGGKLQMVKDPMGGHRIPAEAEFAIRGLIAPHERRMEGPFGDHYGFYSTPRHFPVMHVQRIWHRKDAIYPATIIGKPRQEDYYLREYIQRLLAPVYPLLMPSVKALWEYAECGPHSLVSAVVRESYPREAVVSAYRILGEGQLSLTKFLLLTNEPVELAEFPKLLESVLERFNPASDFLVYGNAAPDEQDHSPNAMNHGSKAIMLGVGNPVRELPSAYTEGLLPGINEAIPYCRGCLAVSGASYEEDPELPSRLIAALRAQETAWPLVFVVDNAPDTVRTQTSFLWTVFTRFDPASDIYAEYEIKSHHIGYKLPLVIDARMKRDYPEELVPREDIVQRVDRNWNSYFPH
- a CDS encoding thioredoxin family protein, with the translated sequence MDKITSPAEFQVAIQSPRLTVAVFKADWCSDCKFIDPFMPDVEQKYNERLTLVEVDVDAVGDVSQEQNILGIPSFVAYSDGRELVRFVNKLRKSREEIEGFLDRALEVYLTIHK
- a CDS encoding polysaccharide biosynthesis protein, yielding MSTKKESFVKGTLILAAAALVARVLGLAQRVPLEHLFNDIGNASFTQANNVYLMLLPLATAGIPSTLSKMVSERYALNRPHEAQQVYRAALIFAAVVGVLMSTILYIAAPYYAEYSKVPESTLAIRAIAPALLLFPMIAMMRGYFQGRNNMMAGGISQIIEQIARVSTAILLAFILLRQGYSNTWMAAGASFGSVLGSIGAFGVMLYYAVKLRRSEEQKALYDSSQTRIPLLKIYKDIFKLSIPIVLSSVTVPVVNFIDTSFIVPLLSGQIGREAATQALGIFGSRAQSVAGIPPVLSIALSTSLIPVISAAYARREEAHLKRQITLALRISILTGTPIVLSLVVAAYSVNGLLFSSLDGSGIVAMLTLGTIFQITMMTTNSILLGMGKARISMYYVLAGLLVKFGSNFLLSRLFGIYGIIAATALCFIVITLLNLRMLKTIVPFEILGKRWGGFAVAVLAAGGIGYGLNEAGQLLTHMMPARLAFLITCLVVGAAVVIVYLVLLIVLGVLSRQEIAGYPRPLQKLLGPLMKLQPERVRSEQ